The Montipora capricornis isolate CH-2021 chromosome 3, ASM3666992v2, whole genome shotgun sequence genome window below encodes:
- the LOC138041594 gene encoding carbohydrate sulfotransferase 11-like, producing the protein MRHIFLQAPEDPTSSLRVSLIYGAREKLSYQQDIDHAKRQQDRRQRIRDYCKNSTNNGDIFHQLPNRNYFNLVVSEKYKFIICYVPKTGASQWKRALINILANRQVKADPDTISLFNHSLFTFLNRYPREKRQEMLKSYTTFFFVREPFERLLSAYRDKFVTYTTPLYAKTGQEIVSKVRKSPKDGTDDDRNLPTFDEFTEYLDTLPDPSSWDMHWRPSHQTCYPCAIDYDYVGHFETVKEDADYILKQLNLDKIVEFPSFSGSRTPEHLKTHYSQIPLDRIIRLHERYRPDFDMFGYKYPNAIKGLFQGLT; encoded by the exons ATGAGGCACATTTTCCTACAAG CACCTGAAGATCCCACTTCTTCGCTAAGGGTATCACTGATATATGGAGCGCGTGAAAAATTATCCTACCAGCAAGAT aTCGATCACGCAAAGAGGCAACAAGATCGACGTCAAAGGATCCGAGACTACTGCAAGAACTCCACAAATAACGGAGACATTTTCCACCAGCTCCCAAATCGAAATTACTTCAACCTTGTCGTTAGTGAGAAGTACAAGTTCATCATTTGTTATGTTCCAAAAACTGGAGCGAGCCAATGGAAACGTGCGCTGATCAATATTCTCGCAAATCGCCAGGTGAAAGCAGATCCAGACACGATCAGTTTATTTAATCACAGCCTCTTTACGTTTCTGAATAGGTATCCACGGGAAAAGAGGCAGGAGATGTTAAAATCCTACACAACATTTTTCTTTGTCCGGGAACCTTTTGAGCGCTTACTATCTGCTTACAGGGACAAATTTGTTACTTATACGACGCCCTTGTATGCGAAGACGGGACAAGAAATTGTCAGCAAAGTAAGAAAATCTCCAAAAGACGGAACTGATGATGATCGAAACTTGCCAACGTTTGATGAGTTCACTGAATATCTCGACACTTTGCCTGATCCTTCAAGCTGGGACATGCACTGGCGCCCATCTCACCAGACATGCTATCCTTGTGCAATCGATTATGACTACGTTGGACATTTTGAAACAGTCAAGGAAGATGCCGACTACATTTTAAAGCAGTTGAATTTGGACAAGATTGTGGAATTTCCGTCGTTCAGTGGATCTAGAACCCCAGAGCACCTAAAGACACATTATTCGCAAATTCCTCTTGATCGTATTATTAGACTTCACGAGAGATACCGACCTGACTTCGATATGTTTGGCTACAAATACCCGAACGCCATTAAAGGACTCTTTCAGGGCTTGACTTAA